One Paramisgurnus dabryanus chromosome 9, PD_genome_1.1, whole genome shotgun sequence DNA segment encodes these proteins:
- the chst8 gene encoding carbohydrate sulfotransferase 8 isoform X2, with product MGIQQTPAGLKLRSTSYSTKCAQFSESAGRVSQWSEEGDINPISPMQLPDFHGKHQSATPGSREHDTESQRVTKRHRKLLKTSPVVRAQTNSSSSPSYATAESSTGLNDIQESRRRIIREVCAKYRSNISRTITPHHVSRIYVEDRHKLLYCEVPKAGCSNWKRVLMVLAGVANATSKISDKAVHYDNHLKRLDSFDRQGITKRLQTYTKVLFVREPLERLVSAYRDKFENPNSYYHPVFGKPIISKYRVNASKAALKTGNGVTFREFIHYLLDVHRPVGMDIHWEPANQLCNPCHLHYDFIGKVENLEEEANFILQKIRAPEHLMYPSVKARTSTQITQDYFSQLNASERQRAYDFFYMDYLMFNYSKPYKDLY from the coding sequence TGTGCACAGTTCAGCGAGTCAGCTGGCAGAGTTTCCCAGTGGTCTGAAGAGGGCGACATCAACCCCATCTCACCAATGCAGCTGCCAGACTTTCACGGGAAACATCAATCTGCCACCCCGGGTTCACGTGAGCACGACACGGAGTCACAGCGGGTCACCAAACGCCACCGGAAACTTTTAAAAACCAGCCCAGTGGTACGGGCGCAAACCAACTCTTCATCTTCACCTTCATACGCTACAGCTGAGAGCTCTACGGGGCTGAATGACATTCAGGAATCTCGTCGAAGGATCATCAGAGAGGTCTGCGCAAAGTACCGTAGTAATATTTCCAGGACGATAACGCCACACCACGTCTCCCGGATTTACGTGGAGGACCGACATAAACTGTTGTATTGCGAGGTGCCTAAAGCCGGCTGCTCCAACTGGAAAAGAGTTCTGATGGTGCTGGCCGGGGTCGCCAACGCTACCAGTAAAATCAGTGACAAGGCCGTTCACTACGACAACCACCTGAAACGACTGGATAGCTTTGACAGGCAGGGCATCACCAAGCGTCTGCAAACCTACACTAAAGTCCTGTTTGTCCGAGAGCCTTTGGAAAGACTCGTGTCTGCGTACAGGGATAAATTCGAGAACCCGAATTCCTACTATCATCCCGTATTCGGAAAGCCCATCATCTCAAAGTACAGGGTGAACGCATCCAAAGCGGCTTTAAAGACGGGAAACGGGGTCACCTTTCGGGAATTCATCCATTACTTGCTGGACGTCCATCGGCCCGTTGGAATGGACATCCACTGGGAACCGGCAAACCAACTCTGTAATCCTTGTCACCTGCATTACGACTTCATAGGAAAGGTTGAGAACTTGGAAGAGGAGGCCAATTTCATTTTACAAAAGATCAGAGCCCCCGAACACCTGATGTACCCCTCCGTCAAGGCCAGGACTTCCACCCAGATCACGCAGGATTATTTTTCACAGCTGAACGCCTCTGAGAGACAGAGGGCTTATGACTTCTTCTACATGGACTATCTGATGTTTAACTACTCTAAACCTTATAAAGACTTGTACTGA
- the chst8 gene encoding carbohydrate sulfotransferase 8 isoform X3, producing MGIQQTPGLKLRSTSYSTKCAQFSESAGRVSQWSEEGDINPISPMQLPDFHGKHQSATPGSREHDTESQRVTKRHRKLLKTSPVVRAQTNSSSSPSYATAESSTGLNDIQESRRRIIREVCAKYRSNISRTITPHHVSRIYVEDRHKLLYCEVPKAGCSNWKRVLMVLAGVANATSKISDKAVHYDNHLKRLDSFDRQGITKRLQTYTKVLFVREPLERLVSAYRDKFENPNSYYHPVFGKPIISKYRVNASKAALKTGNGVTFREFIHYLLDVHRPVGMDIHWEPANQLCNPCHLHYDFIGKVENLEEEANFILQKIRAPEHLMYPSVKARTSTQITQDYFSQLNASERQRAYDFFYMDYLMFNYSKPYKDLY from the coding sequence TGTGCACAGTTCAGCGAGTCAGCTGGCAGAGTTTCCCAGTGGTCTGAAGAGGGCGACATCAACCCCATCTCACCAATGCAGCTGCCAGACTTTCACGGGAAACATCAATCTGCCACCCCGGGTTCACGTGAGCACGACACGGAGTCACAGCGGGTCACCAAACGCCACCGGAAACTTTTAAAAACCAGCCCAGTGGTACGGGCGCAAACCAACTCTTCATCTTCACCTTCATACGCTACAGCTGAGAGCTCTACGGGGCTGAATGACATTCAGGAATCTCGTCGAAGGATCATCAGAGAGGTCTGCGCAAAGTACCGTAGTAATATTTCCAGGACGATAACGCCACACCACGTCTCCCGGATTTACGTGGAGGACCGACATAAACTGTTGTATTGCGAGGTGCCTAAAGCCGGCTGCTCCAACTGGAAAAGAGTTCTGATGGTGCTGGCCGGGGTCGCCAACGCTACCAGTAAAATCAGTGACAAGGCCGTTCACTACGACAACCACCTGAAACGACTGGATAGCTTTGACAGGCAGGGCATCACCAAGCGTCTGCAAACCTACACTAAAGTCCTGTTTGTCCGAGAGCCTTTGGAAAGACTCGTGTCTGCGTACAGGGATAAATTCGAGAACCCGAATTCCTACTATCATCCCGTATTCGGAAAGCCCATCATCTCAAAGTACAGGGTGAACGCATCCAAAGCGGCTTTAAAGACGGGAAACGGGGTCACCTTTCGGGAATTCATCCATTACTTGCTGGACGTCCATCGGCCCGTTGGAATGGACATCCACTGGGAACCGGCAAACCAACTCTGTAATCCTTGTCACCTGCATTACGACTTCATAGGAAAGGTTGAGAACTTGGAAGAGGAGGCCAATTTCATTTTACAAAAGATCAGAGCCCCCGAACACCTGATGTACCCCTCCGTCAAGGCCAGGACTTCCACCCAGATCACGCAGGATTATTTTTCACAGCTGAACGCCTCTGAGAGACAGAGGGCTTATGACTTCTTCTACATGGACTATCTGATGTTTAACTACTCTAAACCTTATAAAGACTTGTACTGA